The DNA region GGAGGTCGATGGAGGTGAGCTCAAAGAGCGCGAGCGCGCCGGCGAGCAGGGCGAGTGCGGGCCAGAGGGTGCGGGCAAGATTGAGCGGGGCGGAGTTCACGGAGTGCGGAGAGAATCGGAGAGTGTCTCGCGAAGAAGCGAAGGGAGCGAAGGTGGGCGGTTGCGGGTAAGTTCCTGGCGTCTGGCTTGGCCACAAAAGGCGCACGGGGCGCAAAAAGGGAAAGCGACGGAGAGATGAGGCAGGTGTTGTTAGAGTGAGGTTTTCGGATGCCGACGGGGACGTCGGCGCTCCCAGGGATCAGCGGGCGGCGTGGAGGTCGGAGGTGGGAGCGGTTGACGAAAGTTCGGCGCCGAGGGAGGCGCGGTGTTGTTCGTCGGGGGTGAGGGCTTTGTAGCCGTGGGTTTTGTAGAGGTAGCTGGCGGTCTGGTAGTAGGCGATGGTCTCGTGTTCCTCTTCTTGTGTGCCGGGGACGCGGGTGAAGGTGCCGGACTCGGCGGTACCGGTGAATTGATCGACCTGGCGACGGGGGTTGAGGATGACGAGTTCGCCGGGTTCGTAGAGGCCGAGGCGCTGGTAGTTGCCGATGAGGGCGCGGCGGTCGCCGGTGGCTTTGCGAACATCCCAGCCGTAGAAGCGACTGGCGTAGCTCCAGTTGAGCAGGCCGAGGAGGGTGGGCGCGTAGTCCACCTGCGACGTGAGATCGCGGATACGGCCGGGGGCGACTTGTCCGCCGGGGGCGTAGATGAAGAGGGGGATGTGGTAGTTCTGGACGGGGAGCTCGGTCTTGCCGGCGACGGAGGCGCAGTGGTCGGCGACAATGACGAAGACGGTGTTTTTGAACCAGGGCTTGTTTTCGGCGGCGCGGAGGAACTGGCCGATGGCGTAGTCGGTGTATTTCACGGCGCCGGCGCGGCCGGAAACTTTCGAGGGGAGGTCAATGCGGCCGTCGGGGTAGGTGAACGGGCGGTGGTTCGACGTGGTCATGACGAAGAAGTGAAACGGTTTGCCGGAGGCGGCGGATTCGTCGGCCTCGCGGAGGGTCCAGCTGAGGAGGTCTTCGTCGCAGGCGCCCCAGGCGTTGGCGAAGGTGATGTCTTTCTTCGCAACGGAGGCGCGGTCGACGACGCGGTAGCCGTTGTGGCCGAAGAAGGCGTTCATGTTATCGAAGTAGCCGTAGCCGCCGTAGATGAAGGCTGTATCGTAGCCGCGGCTACGAAAGACGGAGCCGAGGGTGAAGAGGTTTTCGTTTTCGGGGCGCTTGACGAGGGAGCGGCCGGGGGTGGGCGGGATGGCGAGGGTGAGGGCTTCCATGCCGCGATCGGTGCGCGTGCCGGTGGCGTAGAAGTTTTCGAAGACGAGGCTTTTGGCAGCGAGGGCTTCGAGGTTGGGGGTGAGGTGGGAGGCGCGGTTGAAGGTGGAGAGGAAGTCGGCGCTGAGGCTTTCGACGGTGATCTGGATGACGTTGGGGTTGAGCTCGGGGCCGGGGTTGCGGATGAAACGAAGGGTGTCGCGCGGGTTGTTGCCGAGGGGGGTGGAGCCGTCGGCGGAGAGTTCGTGGCGGATGTTGGCGAAGGATTGGTCGATGTCGCGGGTGGCGTAGAACTGGTCGTAATCGAGCTCGTTGTTGCGGAAGGCGGCGAAGAAGGACCAGAGGCCGTTTTTGGCGAGTTCGCGGTGGTAGTTGTTGGCGAAGGCGGGGAGCTGTTCGGAGTTGAGGGCGAAGGCGGCGACGGTGGCGGCGAGAATCCAGCCGGAGGCGGCGAGCCAGCGGTGGCGGGGGAGCTCGGCGGTGTCGTCGAGCCAGCGGCGCATGAGGCCGGTACGGAGGACGAGCGCGTAGAGAACGGCGGCGATGAGGGCGATGCCGCCGAAGATGAGCGGCATGTTGTAGGATTCGCGGATGTTGCCGACGACCTCCTGGGTGTAGACGAGGTAGTCGACGGCGATGAAGTTGAAGCGGGCGCTGAATTCGTCCCAGAAAACCCATTCGGAGACGGCGCCGAAGACGAGGAGGGCGAGAATGAGGAACATGCCGAGGTGGGCGCAGGCGCGGGCCCAGATGCGGTCGAAGAATTTTTCGGGCAGGAGCGCGAGGAGCAGCACGAGCGGGAGCGAGAAGAGGAGGGCGGTGCCGAGATCGAAAAGGAAACCCCAGCCGAAGGAGGCGAAGAGGGCGGGGGAGAGGTTGGCGGCGGGGAGGGACTTTATGAGGAGCGCGACGCGGATGAGGAGGGACGTGGACGCGAAGAGCAGGATGAAGAGGAGGACGCCGCCGTGACGGCGTTCGAGGAGGGAGCGGAAAAGGGTGGGCAAGGGGCCGGGGCGGGAGGCGGCTGACGCGGCGGAGGGGGAGCTGGGTTTCATGCGGGAAAGGGGGACGAGTTGCCCAGAGCGTACGTGGCCGGGATGAATGGAAGGTGAACGGCGGATTAAATCTTGTTCATGTTGGGGCGGGTCGCATCGTGCCCGGGATGGCCGCCGCTAAACCCTTTATCTTCGTGTGCGGCGCGGATGATTTTTTGGTCAACCGCGCGGGGAAGGCGCGTTTCGAGGAACTGGCGCTGGAGGTGACGGATGAGTTTTCGCGAGAAGTGCTAAGCGGATTTGCGGGGAACGTCGGCGAGGTGGAGACGGCGATCAACCGGTTCCGCGAGAGCGTGCAGACGGTGTCGATGTTTGGAGGGAAGCGGCTCGTGTGGTTCAAGGATGTGAACTTCCTGGCGGACACGGTCACGGGTCGCGCGGAGAGCACGCTGAAGCTGGTGGAGGATTTGAAAGAGCTGCTGGAGACGATCGATCCGGAGCAGGTGACGGTGCTGATCACGGCGACGCCGGTGGACCGGCGTCGGGCGTTTCCGAAGTGGTGCGAGAAGACGGCGGATTTTTTGCTGGTCGGCGGCGATGGCGACAGTGCGGCGGAGGCGCTCGCGGGTGTGGTGCTGGCGGAGGCGCGGGAGCTGGGCGTGAATTTTGGGGAAGGTGCGTTGCAGTTGTTACTCGCGAAAGTGGGGGCGAACACGCGGCTCTTGATCGAGGAGACGCACAAACTCGCGACGTACGCAGGCGAAGGGAAACCGATCGAGGAGGCGTTCGTCGCGGAGCTGACGCCGAATGTGGCGGAGGGGGATTTCTTCGAGGCGGCGGAGGCGTTTTTCAGCGGGGATCTGAAGTGGACCCTGGCGGCGTTGCACCGGCATTTTTTCACGGGCGGGGATGCGCGGCCGATTATCTCGGCGTTGCAGAACCGGAACCGGATTTTGCTGCAAGTGCGGGCGCTCATCGATGCGGGAGATGTGCGGCTGGGGCCGCGCGGGCTCGATGGGATGCCGAAGGCGCAGGCGGCGTATGGGAAGCATTTCGTGGGAGCGACGGAGAAGAGTTCGTACAATCTTTTCAGTCAGAACGCGTGGTATGTGGGAAAGCTCGCGAGCACGGGGAAGCTGCCGACGCTCCGCAGGCTGATCGATAATCAGCAGGAGTTCATCGTGGCGTTTGGAGATATCGTGAAGCGGTCGGACGAGCAGGAGGAAGTGCTGCGCGATATGGCGGTGCGGTGTTTGTCGGCGTGATGCGGCAATGAATGATTTCTCACGCAAAGGCGCGAAGGCGCAAAGGACGGAGAGGCTGATTGGTAGCGGGGTTGCGAATGCGCGTGAATCCGGGGCTGGTTTTAACGCCGCATGAGTGCCGATGTTGAAATCTCCTCGAAGCGGCGTGGCGTGGTGACGGCGTTGCTGGCGGTGTCGCTCGCGTGCAATGTGGCGGTGTTGTTTTTGCCGTTCATGGATCTGCGGACGGGGCTGACGAGCGAGCCGTATTCGCTGATCAACTCCATCAAGATGCTCTGGAGTTCGGGGCTCTATGTGCTGGCGGCGCTCGTGGTGGGGTTTTCGGTGGTGTTTCCTTTTGCGAAGCTGGCGGTGCTGACAGGCGTGTGCATGGCCGGGCAGATCAATGCGCGGAACCGGCCGTTGCTGGAGTGGGTGGAGCGGCTGGGGAAGTGGTCGATGCTGGATGTGTTTTTGGTGTGCATCATCCTGACGCTGACGTCGGGGCAGATGCTGGTGGGGGCGACGCCGATGGTGGGGATTCCGGTGTTTGTCGTGGCGATTTTGTTGAGCATGATCGCGGGGGAGTTGCTGGCGGCGACGGCGGAGGCCGGGGTGGTGGCGTCGCGCGATCGCGGCACGAAGGCGGAGGTGTTGCGCGGCGGTTTTTGGCTGATGCTTTCGGGTGTGGCGCTGGGCGGGGCGGTGAGTTTTCCGTTTTTGAAGATCAGCGACTGGCTGCTCTCGGACCGCGCTTACAGCATCGTGCAACTGGTGCCGACGCTGTGGCAGGAAGAGGCGTACACGCCGATGGTGATCATCGGGGCGTTTTTATTGGTGGCGCCGCTGATCGCTTGGCTGGCGACGTGGCGTTGGTGGTTGCTGCGGAGGAAGGGGCATCCGGCGCACGATGCGCACCGGCAGATGATGATCGCGCGGCGTTGGAGCATGCTGGATGTGTTTGGCCTGGCGCTGGCGATCTTCCTTGTGGAGGGAGAGTATCTGATGAAGACGGAGGTGCGGTGGGGGGCGTTGTTTCTTGTGGTGCTCGTCGCGGTGCAGGCGATCGCGCAGGCGGCGTTGGAGCGGGCGTTTCCGACGGAGGAGTGAGGTGGGGCGGAGATCGAAGTGGGGCACGCAAAGGCGCGAAGGCGCAAAGAAGGCGGGGCGGAGGTGTTGGGGAGTTTGGGGAGAGACGATGTGTAGGGCGGTGGTGTTTTGGGGTTTGCCGGAGGATGGGCGGGGGCTCTTAGCTTCGCGCAATCATGTCCCAAGAAACTGTCGCAGCTGCCATTCCCAACGTGCTTGCCGAACGCTACGCCTCGCCGGCGTTGAAGGATATCTGGTCTCCAGCGGGGCGCATCGGGATCGAGCGCGATTACTGGATCGCAGTGATGAAGGGGCAGCGCACGCTAGGGCTGAAAATTCCGGCGGAGGCGATCACGGCGTACGAGAAAGTGAAGAGCCAGATCGACCTAGCGGCGATCGATGCGCGGGAGCGGAAGACGCTTCACGATGTGAAGGCGCGTATCGAGGAGTTTTCGGGCCTGGCGGGGCATGAATTTATCCATCTCGGGCTGACGAGCCGAGATCTCACGGAGAACGTGGAGCAGCTGCAGATTCATCGCTCGCTTGGCGTCGTTAAAATGAAGGCGGCGGCGGCGCTCATCGGATTGGCGAAGCAGGCGAAGACGCATCGTGACGTGATGCTCACGGGGCGCACGCACAACGTGGCGGCGCAGCCGACGACGCTGGGCAAGCGGCTGGCGATGTTTGGGCAGGAAGTGCTGGGGGCTTACGCGCGGCTGGTGGAGTTGATCGAGCGTTATCCGGTGCGCGGGTTGAAGGGCGCGGTGGGAACGCAGCTGGATCAGTTGACGCTTTTTGGCGGCAGTGCGGCGAAGGTCGATAAGCTGGAGAAGGCGATTTTGAAGCACTTGGGTTTCAAGCAGGCGCTGTTCGCGGTGGGGCAGGTGTATCCGCGTTCCCTGGACTTCGAGGTCGTGTCGGCGTTGCACCAGTTGGGCGCGTCGGCGGCGAGTTTTGCGACGACGCTGCGGTTGATGGCGGGGCAGGGCTTGCTCACGGAAGGTTTTCAGGCGGGGCAGGTCGGGTCGTCGGCGATGCCGCACAAGGTGAACGCGCGTAACTGCGAACGCATCTGCGGGTTTTCGACGATTCTCAGCGGCTACGTGACGATGACGGGCGCACTCTCGGGACATCAGTGGAACGAGGGCGATGTCTCGTGCTCGGTGGTGCGCCGCGTGGCGTTGCCGGATGCGTTCTACGCGATCGACGGATTGCTGGAGACGTTCCTCACGGTGCTGAAGCAGATGGATGTTTTCACGGCGGCGATCGCGGCGGAGAACACGCGCAATCTGCCGTTTCTCGCGACGACGACGATTCTCATGGAAGCGGTCAAAGGCGGCGCAGGTCGTGAAACTGCGCATGAGGCGATCAAGGAGCACGCGCTCGCTGCGGCGAAAGCGATGCGCTCGGGCGGCGGCGATGCGGACTTGGTTGGGCGTCTCGCAGGCGATGCACGGCTGGGGCTTGGGCGGCCGAAGTTGGAGAAGATTTTGTCGGAAGGCAGTCGGTTCGTCGGCGCGGCGCCGCAGCAAGTGGATACGTTTGTCGGCGAAGTCGCGCGGGTGACGAAGGGAGTTAAGGGCGCGTCGGCGTATCAGCCGGGGAAGCTGTTGTAAGGCGGGCGGCGCTTATTTCGCCGGAGCCGGCTGCGAGTTCCCCTGGGGCTTCTTGGGGGGCGACTCAGGCGGCTTTGCTTGGATTGTTTCCACGACTTCAGAAGTGCCGAGCGTCACCGCGCCTTTGCGATCGATCCGCTTGATGCTGATTATCGGCGTGGGCACGTCGCGTCCGAGATAAGCGGATGATGTGCTGACGAGCGTCGGCAGGGTTTCTTCAAGGGATATGCCGTTTGAGGAGGTGGTGATTTTTGTTCTCCAGAGCAGTTTCCGCTCTTTTTTCACCAGGGAGGCAAAGTCGTAGGCGGTGATGACGATGTAGTAGCAGTCTTCGTAGATCTGTGCGACCAACTCGCGGGTCAATTCATCGCGATTGGTGAAGCGGTAGAGTGGATTGCCAATCCCCATATCTACGGTGGAACGGAATTGATCGGAGAGCGCCTTCTCGAAGTCGGCTGCGAATTTGGTGCCCCCTACGAGCCGGGCCCGGGAAAGGATGTTGGTCCAGTAGTCTGGCGGTGGCAAAAATGACTCATCGTCCGTTTTGCTGATGGTGTTGTGAGATCCCCAGATGATGAACAGGACCTGGGTCGGTGGATGCGCGGCGTCGGTGTTTTTATAGCCGGCTTTTTCAAGTGCGTTCCGGACGCTGGCCTCAAGGCGGACGGGATCGATTTTCTGCTGGGTGCGGCTGTTTTCGCCCTCGGTGTGGTCGCCCGAGATATTTGCCTGGTAGTAAACCGGATTTTCGGGGCTCGGCTCCGGGATTTTCCGGCCGTCCTCAGTCATTTCTGTGAGGCCGACCAGATCCAGGCTGGGACGGCTTTGAAGCGAGCGAGGCAGGAGAGAAAAGACGAATTTGGATTTTTCCTGCGAAGGGGCGGGCGGCTTGGATGAAGCGGGCGGAGAGGCCATGAGTGGTCCGCCGGCGATTAGCAAAAGAATGAAAGGAAGGTGCAGGCGCATGTGTGGGGTGACCGGACTGCAATGGGGCGGGGCTCGCCGGGCCGAACTCCACCGCCAGATGAAGACTACTGATCGGGAAGTGTGCAGGGCGAAGGTGAGCGGCAACCTCTTTTTGATGCATGCGGGACTTCGGGGACAGAGGTGGAAATTTGGGTTTGCCAGCGGTAAGAGCGCTCCGCTTCCTTTGTCGTTCACGTTGTTTTTAACCTTTCATCCACAATTACCGCCATGTCCGAACTCGTAGGAAATGTCTTGGTAGGCCAGTCCGGAGGCCCCACCGCCGTTATCAATGCCAGCCTTGCAGGTGTCGTCGCCGAAGCGCTGAACCATGGTGAAATCGAAGAGATCTACGGTTCGCTGAATGGCGTGCTCGGCATCCTCAACGAGGACTTCATCGATCTCGCCGCGCAGTCGCAGCAGACGATCCGTAATCTCCGCCATACGCCCGGCGCCGCTCTCGGCACCTGCCGTTACAAGCTCAAGAAGCAGCAGGATTTCGAGCGCGTGCTCGAGGTTTTCAAGGCGCACAACATCCGCTATTTCTTCTACGCGGGCGGCAACGATTCGCAGGACACGGCGGACAAGATTTCCAAGCTCGCTCAGGAGCAGAACTACGAGCTCCGCGTCATCGGCATTCCGAAGACGATCGATAACGATCTTCCCTCGACCGATCACTGCCCCGGCTACGGCAGCGTGATCAAGTTCGTGAGCACCACGGTGCGCGAACTCGCCTGCGATAACGAGGCGATGGGCCAGAACGATCTTGTTTCCATTCTCGAAGTCATGGGCCGCAATGCGGGCTGGATCGCCGCTGGCGCATCCCTCGCAAAACGCCGCGATCACCCACATGATGCTCCGCATCTGATCTATTTGCCTGAGGTCGCGTTCTCTTCTGAGAAGTTCGTCGCTGACGTGCAGCGCGTGCTGAAGCGCGAGAAGTATTGCATGATCGTCGTGGGCGAAGGCCTCGTCGATGCGGATGGCAATTACGTCTCGGCGGCTGAGGCGACCGACTCGTTTGGCCACGCTCAGCTCGGCGGTGCCGGCGAGTACCTGAAGTCGCTGGTTGAGCAGAATCTCCCCGGGATCAAAGCCCGTGTTGCCAAGCTCGGCATCACGCAGCGCGCGGCGGCTCACGCCGGTTCCAAGACGGATGCCGATGAGGCATTCCTCGCCGGCCAGGCGGCCGTCAAGGCAGCGATCAAGGGCGAGACCGATGTGATGGTGACGCTGCTCCGCGGTGACGCCGATCACTACACCGTCGAGACCGGGCTCGCTCCGCTGAGCGAGATCGCGAATGGCGTGAAGAAGCTCCCGCGCGAGTGGATCAACGAAGACGGCACCAGCATGAATCATCAGTTCGTGCGCTATGCCCAGCCGCTGATTCAGGGCGAGACGCCTGTTCCTTACGAAAACGGCCTGCCCGTTTTCGCGAAGTTCGAGAAGAGCCGTGTCGAGAAGCTCCTCGGCGCTTACCAGCTCTAAGTTTTTCCCGGCCAGCAGAGACTAACACCACACACCATGAGGCGCGGTCTTACCACCGCACCGCAGGCACAAGAGCCGGTCGAGAGACTGGCTCTTGTTGCGTCTGGAGGTTGTCATAAACAACGCGGCTCTGAGGTGAGCGGGTGCTCTGCGCACGTTGGGCGATGGCGAAAAATAAAACGTGGAAATGCGGATAGCATCGCTCAACGCGCCGGGACGGCGCATTCCAACCGCGCACCCTTGTTTCAACCTTCGGCTTGCGGCGCGGGGCAGGCGCTGCGATGACGTGTTTTCTTATGGCAACTCTCCCTGCTCAATTCGCCGGGGTCACGGTCGTGACCAAGGCCAATGTTTATTTTGACGGCAAAGTCGTCAGCCACTCGGTGCTCTTTGCTGATGGCAGCAAGAAGACGCTCGGGCTCATCTACGCCGGGTCGTATCACTTCGGTACGGACGCCGCCGAACGCATGGAGATCGTCGCGGGTGCCTGCAAAGTGACGCTCGACGGGCAGACTGCGGTGAAGAGCTACGGGGCGGGCGAGTTTTTCGATGTTCCGGCCAAGAGCGGCTTCACGATCGAGGTCGCTGGGGGGGTCGCGGAGTACATCTGCTCGTTTTTGACGTGATGGCGTCGCTGCCGGCTAGTGGTCCGCCTTGGGCCGGGCCGCGGCGGCAGATCGCGCGTTTTAGTCTGTGACATCCGCGCTCTGGCGCGGATTTTTTGCAGGTGATGGAAGCAGCGACTGTTGGTTGGCGAGTGGGCGGGCGTGGCGGAAGGCCTGGGGGCGGATGCGTATTTTCCCCGGTCAAACAAACGTTGCCTGCACTTTTGGGGCGTCTCACGTTTTTGCGCATGAATCGAGTGCGGCGGGCGGCGGGATTGTTTCTGGGGTGGATGGCATGGCTTTGTGCTTGCGGCGTGGTGGCTCGCGCGGATGACGCGGCTGGCGCCGGGCTGCCTGCGGGGCTTTATGCGGACATCACGACTCCGCGCGGAGTGATCACGACGGAGTTATTTTTTAAGAAAACGCCGCTGGCGGTGATGAGTTTTGTAGGGCTGGCGGAAGGAGTGTTCGGGCCGCAGAAAGGGAGGCCGTTTTTCGACGGGCTGATTTTTCACCGGGTGGTGCCGGGTTTCGTGGTGCAGGGGGGCGATCCGCTGGGCCGGGGCGAGGGCGGGCCGGGATACACGTTTCCCGATGAGTTCGTGCCGGGGTTGAGTCACGATGCGGCGGGGGTGCTCTCGATGGCGAACACGGGGCCGGACTCGAACGGGTCGCAATTTTTTCTCACGCTGGAGCCGGTGGTGCGGCTGGATTATCTGCACACGGTGTTCGGACGGGTGGTGAGCGGGGTGGAGGCGCTGCCGACGATCCAGCCGGGGGACGCGATGGAGGTTCGTATCCGGCGTGTGGGCACCGAAGCGGAGGGGTTCCGGGCCGATCCGGATGTGTTCGCTGCGCTGAGCGCGAAAGCCTTGGAGGCGCGGGCGGGGCGCGAGGGAGCGGAGCCGCGGGTGTTTTTCGACGATCCGGGGCATTTGCTGCCGGCGGAGCCGCCGAGGGCGCGGGCGTTTAATTTCAAGCTGGCGGCTTTTGAGCGGGTGACGGGGAGGAAGGTTTTTTTTCGTCTGCTCGACAAGGCGCCGGCGGGCACGGAAGGGCGGAAGCTTGGGGCGTACGTGAAGGAGCAGGCTGGTCAGCTCGGGCTGGCGGCGGATGGCGTGCTGGTGGTGTATGTGGCGGAGCGCGACGAGTGGAAGATCTGGATAGGAGACGCGCTGCTGCCCGTGATCATGGGGAGGCAGGGCACCGTGGATGAGTTCATGCGGGCAGGGGCGTTGCATGAGGTGAAGGAGGCGTTGCTGGCGAAGGCGAAGAAGCGGCTGGCCGCGCCGGGTGATGCGGCCGAGGCGCCGGGGCAGAGGCTGAAGCTGGCGTGCGATGATGTGCTGGCGGAGTTGATTGCGGTGCTGTCGCCGAAAAGGGAGTGAAGGCGGCGGATTGTGCGGGCACGAGCGGGCCGGTTTCTTGACTCGGTAGCGGGGCGCGTGAGTGATGGGGGGCGTGCTACCGCCGCATGCTCCTTCTTATCGATGGTCATTCCGGACGCTGATTTTGCTGGGGATGTCGGCGGTGGTGCTGGGGGCGATGGGGCTTTTGGGGGCGTTGCTCAGCCGGCAGTCACGGCAGATGGCGGAGGAGCTGGCGACGGCGTTGCTGGCGCAAAAGATCCAGCATGTGGAAGGGCGCATCGACGGGTTGCTCGAGGCGGCGGAGCGGCAGGGGCGGGTGAGCCGGGAGCTGACGCCGGAGGGCGGGCTGGCGTCGAAAGATTTTTTGCCGGTGTTTTTGCGGCTGGCGTCGAGTTTCGCGCAGCGGGAGGAGTTCACTTATCTGGGCTATGCGGTGGAGGCGACGGGGGAGTATGCGATGCTGGAGCGGCGGGAGGACTCGGCGTGCCGGTTGCGTGAATACCTGTTGTTGCCGTCGGGCGAGCGGGTAATCCGGCAGCACCGGGTGACGCGGGAGGGTTTCGAGCTGGAGAAGACGGAGCCGTGGGATGGGTACGATCCGAGGACGCGGCCGTTTTATCAGCAGGCGCGGGGGGCGACGGGGCCGGTGTGGACGCGGGCGTACCCGTTTGTGGGGAACGACTGGCATCCGGAGGTGCTGGGGGTGACGCATGCGTTGCCGGTCAGGAGCGGGGCGGGGGCGTTGTTGGGGGTGTGGGATGTGGATTTCGACATGCGGGAGCTGTCGCGGTTTTTGAAGAACGGGGCGTCGGACCAGACGGGATACGCGCTGGTGATGGAGGTGGCGGAGGCGGGGGCGGTGTTGATCGCGCATCCGGCGATGAGTGCGGGGCGGGGTGAAGGCGCGGCATCGCCGCTGGACCCGGTGCTGCCGCAGCTGACGACGTTTTTGAGAAATGGGGCGGGTGCGGGCGGGGGAATGTTGACGCTTCGCGTGAAGACGGAGGAAGGCGTGAGGCTGGTGGCGTCGCGCCGGCTGGCGGCGGGCGGGCCGCCGTGGTTGGTGGCGGTGGTTTTCGACGAGGCGGCGGCGCTGGCGAAGCTGGAGGGGAACCGGCAGTGGATCTGGTTGCTGGTGCTGGGGGTGACGGGGCTGGCGGTGCTGACGGCGGCGTGGCTGGCGCATGTGTTGTGGCGACCGGTGGAGCAGTTGCGGGCGGCGGCCGAGGGGCTAGCGGGTGAATCGGGTTTGCGGACGGTGCCGGTGGAGGGGCCGCGTGAGCTGACGCGACTGGCGGAGACGTACAACACGATGGCGCAGGCGGTGGAGACGCGGCGGCGGGAGTTGCTGGCGGCGAATCTGCGGTTGCAGGAGGAAGTGCGGCAGAGGGGATTGAGGGAGGCGGAGTTGGAGGCGGTGTTCGCGAATGCGCCGGTGGAGATCTGGGCGGTGGATACGGCGGGGCGGTACACGCTCCAGAGCCGGCGGCTGCGGGAGCGTTGCGGGGAAGGGATCGGGGCGACGCCGGAGGAGCTGAGCCTGCCGCCGGAGGTGGCCGAGGCGTATGCGCAGAATAACCGGCGGGCGCTGGGCGGGGAGACGGTGCGCGGAGAGACGACGGAGGAGACCGGCGGGCAGCAGGCGCATTATCACTGGATTGTTTCGCCCATCCGTATCGGAGGGTTGGTGACGGGTGCGCTGGGGGTGAGCATCGATGTGACGGAGCGGCGGCGGGCAGAGGATGCGTTGTGGCGGAGCCAGCAGCGGTTACGGCTGCATCTGGAGAACACGCCGCTGGGGGTGGTGGACTGGAGCCCGGACATGACGGTGCTCTCGTGGAATCCGGCGGCGGAGGCGGTGTTTGGGTGGAGCGCGGGGGATGCGCTGGGGCGGAACGGGTTGTTCATCGTGCCGGAGGCGGAGCGGGCGGAGGTGAAGGCGTTGTGGGCGGACTTGCTGGCGACGCGCGGCGGGTACCGGCACTATAATCAGAATCTGACGCGGGACGGGCGGATCATCGATTGCGAGTGGTACAACACGGTGTTGCTGGACGAGAACGAGCAGGTGATCGGTGTGTCGTCACTGGTGCTGGATGTGAGCCAGCGGTTGAATGCGGAGGCGTTGCTGCGGGAGTCGGAGGAGCGGTTTTTGCACGCGTTCCAGGCGAGTCCGGTGGCGAAGATCATCAGCCGGCGGAGGGATGGGACGATCCTGGATGCGAACGACCGGTTTTTGCAGATGGTGGATCGCAAGCGCGAGGATGTGGTGGGGCGGACGAGTCTGGATGCCGGGATATGGGAAAGCCCGGCGGACCGGGCGCTATTTTTGCAGACGCTGGATCGAGATGGGGAGTTGCGGGACCGGGAGTATCGGTTGCGGCCGAGGACGGGG from Nibricoccus aquaticus includes:
- a CDS encoding pyrimidine/purine nucleoside phosphorylase, which codes for MATLPAQFAGVTVVTKANVYFDGKVVSHSVLFADGSKKTLGLIYAGSYHFGTDAAERMEIVAGACKVTLDGQTAVKSYGAGEFFDVPAKSGFTIEVAGGVAEYICSFLT
- a CDS encoding paraquat-inducible protein A, translating into MSADVEISSKRRGVVTALLAVSLACNVAVLFLPFMDLRTGLTSEPYSLINSIKMLWSSGLYVLAALVVGFSVVFPFAKLAVLTGVCMAGQINARNRPLLEWVERLGKWSMLDVFLVCIILTLTSGQMLVGATPMVGIPVFVVAILLSMIAGELLAATAEAGVVASRDRGTKAEVLRGGFWLMLSGVALGGAVSFPFLKISDWLLSDRAYSIVQLVPTLWQEEAYTPMVIIGAFLLVAPLIAWLATWRWWLLRRKGHPAHDAHRQMMIARRWSMLDVFGLALAIFLVEGEYLMKTEVRWGALFLVVLVAVQAIAQAALERAFPTEE
- the purB gene encoding adenylosuccinate lyase is translated as MSQETVAAAIPNVLAERYASPALKDIWSPAGRIGIERDYWIAVMKGQRTLGLKIPAEAITAYEKVKSQIDLAAIDARERKTLHDVKARIEEFSGLAGHEFIHLGLTSRDLTENVEQLQIHRSLGVVKMKAAAALIGLAKQAKTHRDVMLTGRTHNVAAQPTTLGKRLAMFGQEVLGAYARLVELIERYPVRGLKGAVGTQLDQLTLFGGSAAKVDKLEKAILKHLGFKQALFAVGQVYPRSLDFEVVSALHQLGASAASFATTLRLMAGQGLLTEGFQAGQVGSSAMPHKVNARNCERICGFSTILSGYVTMTGALSGHQWNEGDVSCSVVRRVALPDAFYAIDGLLETFLTVLKQMDVFTAAIAAENTRNLPFLATTTILMEAVKGGAGRETAHEAIKEHALAAAKAMRSGGGDADLVGRLAGDARLGLGRPKLEKILSEGSRFVGAAPQQVDTFVGEVARVTKGVKGASAYQPGKLL
- the holA gene encoding DNA polymerase III subunit delta, which gives rise to MAAAKPFIFVCGADDFLVNRAGKARFEELALEVTDEFSREVLSGFAGNVGEVETAINRFRESVQTVSMFGGKRLVWFKDVNFLADTVTGRAESTLKLVEDLKELLETIDPEQVTVLITATPVDRRRAFPKWCEKTADFLLVGGDGDSAAEALAGVVLAEARELGVNFGEGALQLLLAKVGANTRLLIEETHKLATYAGEGKPIEEAFVAELTPNVAEGDFFEAAEAFFSGDLKWTLAALHRHFFTGGDARPIISALQNRNRILLQVRALIDAGDVRLGPRGLDGMPKAQAAYGKHFVGATEKSSYNLFSQNAWYVGKLASTGKLPTLRRLIDNQQEFIVAFGDIVKRSDEQEEVLRDMAVRCLSA
- a CDS encoding LTA synthase family protein: MKPSSPSAASAASRPGPLPTLFRSLLERRHGGVLLFILLFASTSLLIRVALLIKSLPAANLSPALFASFGWGFLFDLGTALLFSLPLVLLLALLPEKFFDRIWARACAHLGMFLILALLVFGAVSEWVFWDEFSARFNFIAVDYLVYTQEVVGNIRESYNMPLIFGGIALIAAVLYALVLRTGLMRRWLDDTAELPRHRWLAASGWILAATVAAFALNSEQLPAFANNYHRELAKNGLWSFFAAFRNNELDYDQFYATRDIDQSFANIRHELSADGSTPLGNNPRDTLRFIRNPGPELNPNVIQITVESLSADFLSTFNRASHLTPNLEALAAKSLVFENFYATGTRTDRGMEALTLAIPPTPGRSLVKRPENENLFTLGSVFRSRGYDTAFIYGGYGYFDNMNAFFGHNGYRVVDRASVAKKDITFANAWGACDEDLLSWTLREADESAASGKPFHFFVMTTSNHRPFTYPDGRIDLPSKVSGRAGAVKYTDYAIGQFLRAAENKPWFKNTVFVIVADHCASVAGKTELPVQNYHIPLFIYAPGGQVAPGRIRDLTSQVDYAPTLLGLLNWSYASRFYGWDVRKATGDRRALIGNYQRLGLYEPGELVILNPRRQVDQFTGTAESGTFTRVPGTQEEEHETIAYYQTASYLYKTHGYKALTPDEQHRASLGAELSSTAPTSDLHAAR
- a CDS encoding 6-phosphofructokinase encodes the protein MSELVGNVLVGQSGGPTAVINASLAGVVAEALNHGEIEEIYGSLNGVLGILNEDFIDLAAQSQQTIRNLRHTPGAALGTCRYKLKKQQDFERVLEVFKAHNIRYFFYAGGNDSQDTADKISKLAQEQNYELRVIGIPKTIDNDLPSTDHCPGYGSVIKFVSTTVRELACDNEAMGQNDLVSILEVMGRNAGWIAAGASLAKRRDHPHDAPHLIYLPEVAFSSEKFVADVQRVLKREKYCMIVVGEGLVDADGNYVSAAEATDSFGHAQLGGAGEYLKSLVEQNLPGIKARVAKLGITQRAAAHAGSKTDADEAFLAGQAAVKAAIKGETDVMVTLLRGDADHYTVETGLAPLSEIANGVKKLPREWINEDGTSMNHQFVRYAQPLIQGETPVPYENGLPVFAKFEKSRVEKLLGAYQL